One Glaciihabitans arcticus DNA window includes the following coding sequences:
- a CDS encoding EamA family transporter, with protein MPTTATARVPLGAVGFVIIGLACQEVGASIAVLLFPQVGPAGMVTLRLVFSAAILLAVARPRLRGIPGRSWVIITVFGLVLGSMNLLFYEAISRIDLGAAVTIEVLGPLVLSVIVARRAIAWLWAVLAFAGVALLGSGGFHDLDLVGVLFALGAAVTWALYILSSRRTGEIIEGLGGLAIAMAIGALAVLPFGIAQAGATLLHPAVLGLGAAVALLSSAIPYALELIALRRISAATFSVLMATSPGIATLAGFLILQQHIGWLEAGGIALVICASIGAVRMRERREPEAAVIEEAPA; from the coding sequence GTGCCGACCACCGCGACAGCCCGAGTGCCCCTGGGCGCGGTCGGCTTTGTGATCATCGGACTCGCCTGCCAGGAGGTGGGCGCCTCGATCGCCGTGCTGTTGTTCCCGCAGGTGGGGCCAGCTGGCATGGTCACACTGCGGCTGGTGTTCTCCGCCGCGATCCTGCTCGCCGTCGCGAGGCCGCGACTGCGGGGCATCCCGGGTCGCAGTTGGGTGATCATCACCGTCTTCGGACTCGTGCTGGGCAGCATGAACCTGCTCTTCTACGAGGCCATCTCGCGCATCGACCTGGGCGCGGCCGTCACGATCGAGGTGCTCGGCCCGCTCGTGCTCTCCGTGATCGTCGCGCGTCGCGCCATCGCCTGGCTGTGGGCCGTACTCGCCTTCGCGGGCGTCGCGCTGCTCGGCTCGGGCGGCTTCCACGATCTCGATCTCGTCGGCGTGCTCTTCGCGCTCGGCGCCGCGGTGACCTGGGCGCTCTACATCCTCTCCTCGCGACGCACCGGCGAGATCATCGAGGGGCTCGGCGGCCTCGCGATCGCCATGGCCATCGGCGCTCTCGCCGTTCTGCCGTTCGGGATAGCGCAGGCCGGAGCCACCCTCCTGCACCCCGCGGTGCTCGGCCTCGGCGCGGCGGTGGCCCTTCTCTCCTCCGCCATCCCCTACGCCCTCGAACTCATCGCCCTGCGGCGCATCAGCGCAGCCACCTTCTCCGTCCTGATGGCGACCTCGCCGGGCATCGCGACGCTCGCCGGCTTCCTCATTTTGCAGCAGCACATCGGCTGGCTCGAGGCCGGCGGCATCGCCCTCGTGATCTGCGCGTCCATCGGCGCCGTGCGCATGCGGGAGCGGCGAGAGCCCGAGGCCGCCGTCATCGAGGAGGCGCCCGCGTGA
- the metG gene encoding methionine--tRNA ligase, with protein MAAGDSFYIATPIFYVNDVPHIGHAYTEVAADVLARWHRQSGDDTWLLTGTDEHGQKILRTAVANDTTPQAWADKLVNEAWLPLLETINIQNDDFIRTTDERHEAAVTIFLQKLYDDGYIYSGEYEGYYCVGCEEYKQLDDLMETPDGDYAGQLVCKIHGRPIEVLKETNYFFRMSDFQQKLLDLYAARPDFIQPESVRNEILQFVKQGLSDLSISRSSFDWGVKIPWDHSHVVYVWFDALLNYISAIGYGTDDETFKRRWPATQLVGKDIARFHAVIWPAMLMAAGLEVPRQVFGHGWLLVGGEKMSKSKLTGIAPSQITDTFGVDAFRYYFMSAISFGQDGSFSWEDLSARYHSELANGFGNLASRVIAMINRYYDGLVPAPGEYTEADLAIQKIVRDAADKADASIEKLAIHEAIAAIWTIVDELNGYITIQEPWVLAKSDETRERLGTVLYTTADGLRALAVLLSPVIPEATAKLWTALGAFSGLGELTDQVVVDAGHWAQLPVGSRVGSLDALFPRIETAGE; from the coding sequence ATGGCCGCCGGAGACTCCTTCTATATCGCGACGCCCATCTTCTATGTCAACGACGTGCCCCACATCGGCCACGCGTACACAGAGGTTGCGGCTGACGTTCTCGCACGATGGCACCGCCAGTCGGGTGACGACACCTGGCTGCTGACGGGAACCGACGAGCACGGCCAGAAGATCCTGCGCACTGCCGTCGCCAATGACACGACGCCGCAGGCGTGGGCCGACAAGCTCGTCAACGAAGCCTGGCTTCCGCTGCTCGAGACGATCAACATCCAGAACGACGACTTCATCCGCACCACCGACGAGCGCCACGAGGCGGCCGTCACGATCTTCCTGCAGAAGCTCTACGACGACGGGTACATCTACTCGGGCGAGTACGAGGGCTACTACTGCGTCGGTTGCGAGGAGTACAAGCAGCTCGACGACCTGATGGAGACGCCGGACGGGGACTATGCCGGCCAGCTGGTCTGCAAGATCCACGGTCGCCCCATCGAGGTGCTCAAGGAGACCAACTACTTCTTCCGCATGAGCGACTTCCAACAGAAGCTGCTCGACCTGTACGCAGCGCGCCCCGACTTCATCCAGCCGGAGAGCGTGCGCAACGAGATCCTGCAGTTCGTCAAGCAGGGGCTCAGCGACCTGTCGATCTCCCGGTCGAGCTTCGACTGGGGCGTGAAGATCCCGTGGGATCACAGCCACGTCGTCTACGTATGGTTCGATGCGCTGCTCAACTACATCTCCGCGATCGGCTACGGCACCGACGACGAGACATTCAAGCGTCGCTGGCCCGCCACACAGCTGGTCGGCAAGGACATCGCCCGCTTCCACGCGGTCATCTGGCCGGCCATGCTCATGGCCGCAGGCCTCGAGGTGCCCAGGCAGGTCTTCGGACACGGCTGGCTGTTGGTCGGCGGCGAGAAGATGAGCAAGTCGAAGCTCACCGGTATCGCTCCGAGCCAGATCACCGACACCTTCGGCGTCGACGCCTTCCGTTACTACTTCATGAGCGCGATCAGCTTCGGGCAGGACGGCTCGTTCAGCTGGGAGGACCTCAGCGCCCGCTACCACTCCGAGCTCGCCAACGGTTTCGGAAACCTCGCCTCCCGTGTGATCGCGATGATCAACCGCTACTACGACGGGCTCGTGCCTGCGCCGGGTGAATACACGGAGGCCGATCTCGCCATCCAGAAGATCGTTCGGGATGCCGCGGACAAGGCGGATGCGTCGATCGAGAAGCTGGCGATTCACGAGGCGATCGCCGCGATCTGGACGATCGTCGATGAACTGAACGGCTACATCACCATCCAGGAGCCGTGGGTTCTCGCGAAGAGTGACGAGACGCGCGAGCGCCTCGGAACCGTTCTGTACACGACCGCGGACGGGCTGCGCGCCCTCGCCGTGCTGCTGTCGCCCGTCATCCCGGAGGCGACTGCGAAGCTCTGGACGGCTCTCGGCGCTTTTTCAGGTCTTGGAGAACTCACAGACCAGGTTGTGGTGGATGCGGGACACTGGGCCCAACTGCCCGTCGGGAGTCGAGTCGGCTCGCTCGACGCGCTGTTCCCACGAATCGAGACTGCAGGAGAGTGA
- the rsmI gene encoding 16S rRNA (cytidine(1402)-2'-O)-methyltransferase: MIILAATPIGNLGDASKRLIEALTNAEVIASEDTRTTIHLMRALGIENRPRLIPLHEHNETEKAVEIVALARDLDVLVLSDAGMPAISDPGFPLVAAAAAAGVTVTALPGPSAVLTALAVSGLPTDRFSFEGFLPRKSRVTYFAALAREERTMVFFESPNRLPAALADIVTALGADRRVVVCRELTKLHEEVYRGTAADVAQHFAEGARGEICIVVEGAEPATSDLPTGIAQVLALVGGGLRLKEAASEVAEQTGLSKRELYEGALAKK; this comes from the coding sequence GTGATCATCCTCGCCGCGACGCCCATCGGCAACCTCGGCGACGCGTCGAAGCGACTCATCGAAGCCCTCACCAACGCGGAGGTCATCGCCTCGGAGGACACCCGCACCACGATCCACCTCATGCGCGCGCTCGGCATCGAGAACCGGCCCCGGCTGATTCCGCTGCACGAACACAACGAGACCGAGAAGGCCGTCGAGATCGTGGCCCTCGCTCGTGATCTGGACGTGCTTGTGCTCTCCGACGCCGGAATGCCCGCCATCAGCGACCCCGGGTTTCCGCTGGTCGCTGCTGCGGCCGCCGCGGGCGTGACGGTCACGGCGCTCCCGGGACCGAGTGCGGTGCTCACGGCGCTCGCCGTGTCCGGGCTGCCGACGGATCGGTTCAGCTTCGAGGGTTTCCTTCCGCGCAAGAGCCGCGTCACCTACTTTGCCGCTCTCGCGAGGGAGGAGCGCACCATGGTCTTCTTCGAGTCGCCCAATCGCCTGCCCGCTGCGCTCGCCGACATCGTCACGGCCCTGGGTGCGGATCGTCGCGTTGTGGTGTGCCGCGAGCTCACGAAACTCCATGAGGAGGTGTACCGCGGCACCGCCGCCGACGTGGCGCAGCACTTCGCCGAGGGCGCCCGAGGTGAGATCTGCATCGTCGTGGAGGGGGCTGAGCCCGCGACATCCGACCTGCCGACAGGGATCGCCCAGGTGCTGGCGCTCGTCGGCGGCGGGCTGCGACTCAAGGAGGCGGCCTCGGAGGTCGCGGAGCAGACCGGGCTCTCGAAGCGCGAGCTGTACGAAGGCGCGCTGGCTAAGAAATAG
- a CDS encoding dolichyl-phosphate-mannose--protein mannosyltransferase, whose protein sequence is MSEGEGEADRSIAGVTNGDSDGEFGRLLSAEGAPPPPPAPPEPRSRVDDWWERVTVGARARALWNWGAPAFVVLVASITRLWNLGSPHELVFDETFYVKDAWTLVNLGYESKWPDGANDGFASGTADGYLTEGSFVVHPPLGKYLISIGMALLGGGNSVGWRISTAIVGILAVVLIMLIAKKLMGSTLLAVLAGSLLAIDGNAIVMSRVALLDNFVMIFVLLGFGAVLLDREHSRGRLEAWIAQRQKLGKPLDWGPALWWRPWLISAGLAFGLATSVKWNGLYFLAVFAIYTLVVDALARRRAGIAFWATSTILKQAPTSFVLTVPIALVTYLLTWTRWFTTTGGYYRQWATDPGNAATGFFAWVPLEWQSFWHYQVSTYNYHVGEQRPHGYQANPLSWLFMVRPTSMYYSGAEKGQNGCITDLCGTSITGIANPLIWWAATAAILFLLYRLVRFREWQVGLILIGMAAGYLPWLMYLQRTVFQFYTIAFEPFMILGLVFEMGLVLGDARDPGWYRNRGFALVGAFMLLAVVVSVYFWPLWAGIQLDYQFLAGHWWLPTWR, encoded by the coding sequence GTGAGTGAGGGCGAGGGCGAGGCCGACCGTAGCATTGCCGGTGTGACGAACGGCGACAGCGACGGCGAGTTCGGGCGACTGCTGTCGGCCGAGGGGGCTCCCCCACCTCCGCCCGCGCCGCCCGAACCGCGATCGCGTGTCGACGACTGGTGGGAGCGCGTGACGGTGGGCGCGAGGGCACGCGCGCTGTGGAACTGGGGGGCTCCGGCGTTCGTGGTGCTCGTGGCATCCATCACCCGCCTCTGGAACCTCGGGAGCCCGCACGAGCTCGTCTTCGACGAGACCTTCTACGTGAAGGACGCCTGGACCCTCGTCAACCTCGGCTACGAGTCGAAGTGGCCGGACGGCGCCAACGACGGCTTCGCCTCGGGCACCGCCGACGGCTACCTCACCGAGGGCTCGTTCGTGGTGCACCCGCCGCTCGGCAAGTACCTCATCTCGATCGGCATGGCACTGCTCGGCGGCGGCAACAGCGTCGGTTGGCGCATCAGCACGGCGATCGTCGGCATTCTCGCGGTCGTGCTCATCATGCTCATCGCGAAGAAGCTCATGGGTTCGACGCTGCTCGCCGTGCTCGCCGGCAGCCTGCTCGCGATCGACGGCAATGCCATCGTGATGAGCCGGGTCGCGCTGCTCGACAACTTCGTGATGATCTTCGTGCTGCTCGGCTTCGGCGCGGTGCTGCTCGACCGTGAGCACAGTCGCGGGCGGCTCGAGGCCTGGATCGCCCAGCGGCAGAAACTCGGCAAACCGCTCGACTGGGGTCCTGCGCTGTGGTGGCGCCCGTGGCTGATCTCGGCCGGCCTGGCCTTCGGCCTCGCGACGTCGGTCAAGTGGAACGGCCTGTATTTCCTCGCCGTGTTCGCCATCTACACCCTGGTGGTGGATGCCCTCGCCCGCCGCCGCGCCGGCATCGCGTTCTGGGCCACGAGTACGATCCTCAAGCAGGCCCCCACGAGTTTTGTGCTGACAGTCCCGATCGCGCTGGTGACCTATCTGCTCACGTGGACGCGCTGGTTCACGACGACGGGCGGGTACTACCGCCAGTGGGCGACCGACCCCGGCAACGCCGCGACCGGGTTCTTCGCCTGGGTGCCGCTCGAGTGGCAGAGCTTCTGGCACTACCAGGTGAGCACCTACAACTACCACGTGGGCGAGCAGCGTCCGCACGGTTACCAGGCCAACCCGCTGAGCTGGTTGTTTATGGTGCGCCCGACGAGCATGTACTACTCGGGGGCGGAGAAGGGCCAGAACGGCTGCATCACCGACCTCTGCGGCACCTCGATCACCGGCATCGCGAACCCGCTGATCTGGTGGGCGGCGACCGCGGCGATCCTGTTCCTTCTCTACCGGCTGGTGCGCTTCCGCGAGTGGCAGGTGGGGCTCATCCTCATCGGCATGGCCGCTGGCTACCTGCCGTGGCTGATGTACCTGCAGCGCACCGTGTTCCAGTTCTACACGATCGCCTTCGAGCCGTTTATGATCCTCGGTCTCGTCTTCGAGATGGGGCTGGTGCTCGGCGACGCGCGGGACCCGGGTTGGTACCGCAACCGCGGCTTCGCCCTCGTCGGCGCGTTTATGCTGCTCGCCGTGGTGGTGAGTGTGTACTTCTGGCCGCTCTGGGCGGGCATCCAACTCGACTACCAGTTTCTCGCCGGGCACTGGTGGCTGCCGACCTGGCGCTAG
- a CDS encoding dihydrofolate reductase family protein, producing MRKLVYYVATSIDGYIASPAGDFSAFPMEGDHFATIFGEFADALPAPAIAGLGLSPTGERFDTVLMGWNTYAVGLPDLPDPYPHLRQYVFSRSHGPADVAPGITLAADPRALVRELKAEEGGSDIWLCGGAQLAADLVDEIDTLILKVNPVLFGNGIPLLDGVYQPADFALVSSRSFESGVLITTYERV from the coding sequence ATGCGAAAACTCGTCTACTACGTCGCGACATCCATCGATGGCTACATCGCGTCCCCGGCGGGCGACTTCTCGGCGTTCCCGATGGAGGGCGACCACTTCGCGACCATCTTCGGCGAGTTCGCCGACGCGCTGCCCGCCCCGGCCATCGCGGGCCTCGGGCTCAGCCCGACCGGCGAGCGCTTCGACACCGTGCTGATGGGCTGGAACACCTACGCTGTCGGACTGCCCGACCTGCCGGACCCGTACCCGCACTTGCGCCAGTACGTATTCTCGCGCAGTCATGGCCCGGCGGATGTCGCACCGGGCATCACCCTCGCCGCCGATCCGCGGGCTCTCGTTCGCGAGCTCAAGGCCGAAGAGGGCGGTTCCGACATATGGCTGTGCGGCGGCGCGCAGCTCGCCGCGGACCTGGTCGACGAGATCGACACCCTCATCCTCAAGGTGAATCCCGTGTTGTTCGGCAACGGCATCCCGCTGCTGGATGGCGTCTACCAGCCCGCGGATTTCGCGCTCGTATCGAGTCGGAGCTTCGAGTCCGGCGTGCTGATCACTACCTACGAAAGGGTCTAG
- a CDS encoding O-acetylhomoserine aminocarboxypropyltransferase/cysteine synthase family protein: MADREYGFRTRAIHAGNIPDAVTGARALPIYQTSAFVFDDTADAAARFALQKYGNIYSRLGNPTVASFEERVASLEGGLGAVATASGLSAQFITFASLAGAGDHIVASANLYGGSITQLDVTLRRFGVETTFVHSSDPADYAAAITPKTKLIFAEIVANPSGEVADLEGLADVAHAHHIPLIIDSTIATPYLSRPIEWGADVVVHSATKFLGGAGTTLGGVVVESGRFHWANEHFPLFDQPVPSYGGLNWHGNFGEYAFLTRLRAEQLRDIGPALSPHSAWLLAQGVETLPFRLQAHVDNARIVAEWLDADPRIEFVNWAGLPAHPHHDRANKYLPKGPGSVFSFGVAGGRERGQTFIESVNLASHLANIGDAKTLVIHPASTTHAQLTEQQLVEAGVLPGLVRISVGIEDPEDIIYDLDQALDAATKG, from the coding sequence ATGGCTGACAGAGAGTACGGATTCCGCACCAGGGCAATTCACGCGGGCAACATCCCCGACGCGGTGACGGGTGCTCGCGCCCTGCCGATCTACCAGACGAGCGCCTTCGTCTTCGATGACACGGCCGACGCCGCGGCTCGCTTCGCGCTGCAGAAGTACGGCAACATCTACTCCCGCCTCGGCAACCCGACCGTCGCTTCGTTCGAAGAGCGCGTCGCCTCGCTCGAAGGCGGCCTCGGCGCGGTTGCGACCGCGAGCGGCCTCTCCGCGCAGTTCATCACCTTCGCCTCGCTGGCCGGCGCCGGTGACCACATCGTCGCGTCCGCCAATCTCTATGGCGGCTCCATCACGCAGCTGGATGTCACACTCCGCCGTTTCGGCGTCGAGACCACGTTCGTGCACTCCTCCGACCCCGCCGACTACGCGGCAGCCATCACGCCGAAGACGAAGCTGATCTTTGCCGAGATCGTGGCGAACCCGAGCGGTGAGGTCGCCGACCTCGAGGGTCTCGCGGACGTCGCGCATGCGCACCACATCCCGCTCATCATCGACTCGACCATCGCGACGCCGTACCTGTCGCGTCCGATCGAGTGGGGCGCAGACGTCGTCGTTCACTCGGCCACCAAGTTCCTCGGCGGCGCGGGCACGACCCTCGGTGGTGTGGTCGTCGAGTCCGGGCGCTTCCACTGGGCGAACGAGCACTTCCCGCTGTTCGACCAGCCGGTGCCCTCGTATGGCGGCCTCAACTGGCACGGCAACTTCGGCGAATACGCCTTCCTCACCCGCCTGCGCGCAGAGCAGCTGCGCGACATCGGACCGGCCCTCTCCCCGCACTCGGCCTGGCTGCTCGCGCAGGGCGTCGAGACCCTGCCGTTCCGCCTGCAGGCGCACGTCGACAACGCCCGCATCGTGGCCGAATGGCTCGACGCCGACCCGCGCATCGAATTCGTGAACTGGGCCGGACTCCCCGCGCACCCGCACCACGACCGCGCCAACAAGTACCTGCCCAAGGGTCCGGGTTCGGTGTTCTCGTTCGGCGTTGCCGGGGGTCGCGAACGTGGCCAGACCTTCATCGAGAGCGTCAACCTCGCGAGCCACCTCGCGAACATCGGGGACGCCAAGACCCTGGTCATCCACCCCGCGTCGACGACGCATGCACAGCTCACCGAGCAGCAGCTCGTGGAGGCCGGCGTACTTCCGGGACTGGTTCGTATTAGCGTGGGTATCGAGGATCCCGAAGACATCATCTACGACCTCGACCAGGCACTCGACGCGGCAACGAAGGGCTGA